ATTGACAGGTTTTCCTGTCACAGGTGGAGCTGGCTCTGTGGGATACGGCAGGTCAAGAAGACTATGACAGGCTCCGCCCGCTCTCTTACCCCGACACTGACGTTATCCTCATGTGTTTCTCTGTTGACAGTCCTGACAGCCTGGGTGAGTGTAGTGAAGATCTTCTGGAGTCCTGTTCTCACCCTGATTTTACTTTGTTCTCTTTGATATCTTCTCTCACTTACAAACATCAAATTTGTTTCTCTGAAGAGAACATCCCAGAGAAGTGGACTCCTGAGGTCAAGCACTTCTGCCCCAATGTTCCTATCATTCTTGTGGGCAACAAGAAGGACCTGCGCAATGATGAGCACACACGACGTGAGCTTGCTAAAATGAAGCAGGTAAGCAGTGCGTGTGTATTGCTTCCCTCCCCAAGAGCATAATTTTAAATATCTATATTAAGTCTATAACTGACATTTTGACCACTTTTAATGAACAGCAAAAGTCTGCTGTCTCTTTTGTGATGTCCACCTCTAAAGAAGCCATTAAATCCTGacttttttctaatttctcaGTGCTGACTGGTTCAACTGGTGTCTCAGATACTTAGAAGACCTTTCAAGGAGTATTTATTCTGATCTGAGCTGAGGTTCTTTTTTGACTTGTTAGCTTATTCTCAGTGCTAACATTAATCCTTCCAGGAGCCTGTAAAGCCAGAAGAAGGACGAGACATGGCCAACAGAATCAGTGCTTTCGGCTACATGGAGTGCTCTGCAAAGACGAAAGATGGTGTGCGGGAGGTCTTTGAAATGGCCACCAGGGCGGCACTGCAGGCAAGAAGAGGGAAGAAGAGCAACAAATGCCTTCTGTTGTAAACTCTGGGAGAACTGTAGTGGGGACCTGGTGTCCTCCTGCTGGAGTTGGGAGGGGACAGAGCAGGAGGCAGGCGGGTCAGCTCCTGCCCACCCTCCCCCATCCTTCACGCACCCACTGACTTGGGGCTTGCCACAATGCATTGCTTAATAGCAgaactttctttttctctaccccttttttttactaatttctttttaagttgtatgtttttcagtatttaaaaggGGGGCTACATGGATGAAGTTGACACTTTTTTGTACGTTACCTGTATCTGTGAGTCTGCCATATTCCCCACTGGTTTCACTGCCAAATGCTGCCGCCCTCCATGGTCTGGAGAGGAGGCTTGAAATCCTCAGTAGAGTACTGGATAAACTTCTTAAGAAAGTTTATGTAAGAATGGTTTTTAAGAAAACAGTTTGAAAGATGGCATAACACAACAGATGTGTGTACTAATAGGGAAATATGTTGAATGCAGATGTTACTGTATATGGATACAAtatgcacataaacacacaaactcaccCATCAATATGTATACACATGCACTtggacacacacggacacaacTGGAAACTTTGTACAAACTAGAGATGTAATAAATGACTTCCTTAAACTGTGTTCCTATTTTGACCGTTATGTAAAGCGATAAGCAGATTTGAGGGCAGCTGCTATTGTATAGAAGGATTATTCAATTACAGCCCTGGAGGGATGGGCTCTAATGTGGTGAGAGCTTGAAGACCTGCTGTGCTCAGCCCTCTAGGATCTTAGCTGACTGTGGCACAGCTCTTAACTCTTTACTGGGTGACCATGATGTTTTAAGCAACTGAGCAACTCTAACTGCAAAAAGAAATTTCTAATTTAATCTAAG
Above is a genomic segment from Scleropages formosus chromosome 2, fSclFor1.1, whole genome shotgun sequence containing:
- the rhoab gene encoding rho-related GTP-binding protein RhoA-B, producing MAAIRKKLVIVGDGACGKTCLLIVFSKDQFPEVYVPTVFENYVADIEVDGKQVELALWDTAGQEDYDRLRPLSYPDTDVILMCFSVDSPDSLENIPEKWTPEVKHFCPNVPIILVGNKKDLRNDEHTRRELAKMKQEPVKPEEGRDMANRISAFGYMECSAKTKDGVREVFEMATRAALQARRGKKSNKCLLL